The following coding sequences are from one Musa acuminata AAA Group cultivar baxijiao chromosome BXJ1-6, Cavendish_Baxijiao_AAA, whole genome shotgun sequence window:
- the LOC135676176 gene encoding B3 domain-containing protein Os02g0598200-like isoform X1 encodes MKSPSGRAEGSAGVLGRRDVSIGRERRYQKVRVPTAFTKKQKQGKAKIWEGGGQKMAGVKKNSEIRKDSARQCSPGKKLSFSSSSSFPSCSDPSSFFKIMLGNFRDFLLIPPRFADRLVGLVNQNVCLEDLHGSSSSVKISMVDGSLAFKGGWRDFVLDHSIDVGEFLVFKHVSKSLFFVQMFGIDACERVQFGERNSKQLCTKKTIKADLSLERSQLHKRLKTFEASKDEYCPAKKDLQKIHDSSVRIVEGECVVKVVVEPGGEPEKAPQHHHDPGSPQIAEVKDLTGPLVNMISRQVVEEPQKEASVEQFKTCVGVSVERAKTGIHLDNMSTFPLVERNLLDHEDSHGKSQTAPTVAFRSSGTNKRSICCLGSPLPLNANENFLAGEQEENIIQKIGLNGHQTPGVMGANTVASEEVACKFLLTEEGICHIVNEDQKNGCGAVSVTPVSLTATEIGTCISCNYSDTMSKDAFSHLESVCENGHVPGNGMHACSKTMHACEDSGNTPGFLSRKELSSSVGSVGRILRNVLGTNTAVGNKFQSVPDTVPVEDKEENAFCLRSQNLKAVKIENMDLDNLSSATLFCFSLTLSSNTRCLLELPQKLPVNNGKKRQKVIILLDPSHRSWPVMYHESTWFIGFTSGWNEFATVNSLQRGSLCEFFVVAGKFEPTFQVQMSQH; translated from the exons ATGAAAAGCCCTTCGGGGAGAGCAGAGGGTTCTGCGGGGGTTTTAGGCAGAAGAGACGTGAGCATTGGGCGAGAGAGACGATACCAAAAGGTTAGGGTTCCGACGGCCTTTACGAAGAAGCAAAAGCAAGGAAAAGCGAAGATTTGGGAAGGAGGAGGGCAAAAGATGGCTGGTGTCAAGAAGAATAGTGAGATCCGGAAGGACAGCGCAAGGCAGTGCTCTCCCGGGAAAaagctctccttctcctcctcttcttcttttccttcttgttCCGACCCGTCTTCTTTCTTTAAGATCATGCTCGGTAATTTCAGAGACTTCTTG CTCATACCACCAAGATTCGCTGATAGATTAGTTGGCTTAGTCAATCAGAATGTATGTCTTGAAGATCTTCATGGAAGCTCTTCTAGTGTTAAAATATCTATGGTTGATGGTTCATTGGCTTTTAAAGGAGGATGGCGTGATTTTGTGTTGGATCATTCCATTGATGTTGGGGAGTTTTTGGTGTTCAAGCATGTCAGTAAATCATTGTTTTTTGTTCAAATGTTTGGAATCGATGCTTGTGAAAGGGTACAATTTGGCGAAAGAAACAGCAAACAATTATGCACAAAGAAGACTATTAAGGCAGATTTATCTCTTGAAAGGTCTCAGCTGCATAAAAGGCTCAAAACCTTTGAAGCATCGAAAGATGAATATTGTCCTGCTAAGAAAGATCTGCAGAAGATACATGATTCTTCTGTTAGAATTGTAGAAGGTGAATGTGTTGTTAAAGTTGTGGTAGAACCTGGTGGTGAACCTGAAAAAGCTCCTCAACATCACCATGATCCTGGAAGTCCACAGATTGCAGAGGTCAAGGACCTAACTGGACCACTGGTCAACATGATCAGTCGACAAGTTGTAGAGGAACCCCAAAAAGAAGCTTCTGTTGAACAATTCAAAACTTGTGTTGGAGTTTCTGTTGAACGAGCCAAAACTGGGATTCATTTGGACAATATGTCGACATTCCCATTGGTTGAAAGAAACTTATTGGATCATGAAGATAGCCATGGCAAATCCCAAACTGCACCTACAGTTGCTTTCAGAAGTTCTGGGACCAACAAACGGAGTATTTGCTGTTTGGGCTCCCCACTGCCACTAAATGCAAATGAGAATTTTCTAGCAGGAGAACAGGAAGAAAACATAATCCAGAAGATAGGTTTGAACGGACACCAGACTCCTGGAGTTATGGGTGCAAACACGGTTGCATCTGAGGAGGTTGCTTGCAAATTTCTTCTCACAGAGGAAGGCATATGCCACATTGTCAATGAAGATCAGAAGAACGGATGCGGTGCAGTTTCAGTAACCCCTGTTAGTTTAACTGCCACTGAAATTGGTACTTGCATAAGCTGCAATTACAGTGACACCATGTCTAAAGATGCCTTCTCTCATCTCGAAAGTGTTTGTGAAAATGGTCATGTGCCAGGCAATGGTATGCATGCATGCAGCAAGACTATGCATGCATGTGAAGATAGTG GAAATACCCCCGGCTTTTTATCCAGAAAAGAATTGTCTTCATCGGTTGGAAGTGTCGGACGTATACTACGGAATGTGCTTGGTACAAACACTGCTGTGGGAAATAAATTCCAATCTG TGCCTGATACCGTTCCAGTAGAGGACAAGGAGGAGAATGCTTTCTGCTTGAGAAGCCAAAATCTTAAAGCCGTTAAGATCGAAAACATGGATTTAGATAACCTGTCTTCGGCAACTCTTTTCTGCTTCAGCTTAACCTTATCATCCAACACTAGGTGCTTGCTC GAGTTGCCCCAAAAGTTGCCAGTTAACAATGGCAAGAAAAGACAAAAAGTGATAATTCTCCTGGATCCATCCCACAGATCATGGCCTGTCATGTACCATGAGAGCACCTGGTTTATAGGCTTCACAAGTGGGTGGAATGAATTTGCAACAGTAAACAGCCTTCAGCGGGGAAGTCTGTGCGAGTTCTTTGTGGTAGCTGGCAAGTTTGAGCCTACGTTTCAAGTTCAGATGAGTCAACATTAG
- the LOC135676176 gene encoding B3 domain-containing protein Os02g0598200-like isoform X3, whose amino-acid sequence MKSPSGRAEGSAGVLGRRDVSIGRERRYQKVRVPTAFTKKQKQGKAKIWEGGGQKMAGVKKNSEIRKDSARQCSPGKKLSFSSSSSFPSCSDPSSFFKIMLGNFRDFLLIPPRFADRLVGLVNQNVCLEDLHGSSSSVKISMVDGSLAFKGGWRDFVLDHSIDVGEFLVFKHVSKSLFFVQMFGIDACERVQFGERNSKQLCTKKTIKADLSLERSQLHKRLKTFEASKDEYCPAKKDLQKIHDSSVRIVEGECVVKVVVEPGGEPEKAPQHHHDPGSPQIAEVKDLTGPLVNMISRQVVEEPQKEASVEQFKTCVGVSVERAKTGIHLDNMSTFPLVERNLLDHEDSHGKSQTAPTVAFRSSGTNKRSICCLGSPLPLNANENFLAGEQEENIIQKIGLNGHQTPGVMGANTVASEEVACKFLLTEEGICHIVNEDQKNGCGAVSVTPVSLTATEIGTCISCNYSDTMSKDAFSHLESVCENGHVPGNGMHACSKTMHACEDSGNTPGFLSRKELSSSVGSVGRILRNVLGTNTAVGNKFQSEDKEENAFCLRSQNLKAVKIENMDLDNLSSATLFCFSLTLSSNTRCLLELPQKLPVNNGKKRQKVIILLDPSHRSWPVMYHESTWFIGFTSGWNEFATVNSLQRGSLCEFFVVAGKFEPTFQVQMSQH is encoded by the exons ATGAAAAGCCCTTCGGGGAGAGCAGAGGGTTCTGCGGGGGTTTTAGGCAGAAGAGACGTGAGCATTGGGCGAGAGAGACGATACCAAAAGGTTAGGGTTCCGACGGCCTTTACGAAGAAGCAAAAGCAAGGAAAAGCGAAGATTTGGGAAGGAGGAGGGCAAAAGATGGCTGGTGTCAAGAAGAATAGTGAGATCCGGAAGGACAGCGCAAGGCAGTGCTCTCCCGGGAAAaagctctccttctcctcctcttcttcttttccttcttgttCCGACCCGTCTTCTTTCTTTAAGATCATGCTCGGTAATTTCAGAGACTTCTTG CTCATACCACCAAGATTCGCTGATAGATTAGTTGGCTTAGTCAATCAGAATGTATGTCTTGAAGATCTTCATGGAAGCTCTTCTAGTGTTAAAATATCTATGGTTGATGGTTCATTGGCTTTTAAAGGAGGATGGCGTGATTTTGTGTTGGATCATTCCATTGATGTTGGGGAGTTTTTGGTGTTCAAGCATGTCAGTAAATCATTGTTTTTTGTTCAAATGTTTGGAATCGATGCTTGTGAAAGGGTACAATTTGGCGAAAGAAACAGCAAACAATTATGCACAAAGAAGACTATTAAGGCAGATTTATCTCTTGAAAGGTCTCAGCTGCATAAAAGGCTCAAAACCTTTGAAGCATCGAAAGATGAATATTGTCCTGCTAAGAAAGATCTGCAGAAGATACATGATTCTTCTGTTAGAATTGTAGAAGGTGAATGTGTTGTTAAAGTTGTGGTAGAACCTGGTGGTGAACCTGAAAAAGCTCCTCAACATCACCATGATCCTGGAAGTCCACAGATTGCAGAGGTCAAGGACCTAACTGGACCACTGGTCAACATGATCAGTCGACAAGTTGTAGAGGAACCCCAAAAAGAAGCTTCTGTTGAACAATTCAAAACTTGTGTTGGAGTTTCTGTTGAACGAGCCAAAACTGGGATTCATTTGGACAATATGTCGACATTCCCATTGGTTGAAAGAAACTTATTGGATCATGAAGATAGCCATGGCAAATCCCAAACTGCACCTACAGTTGCTTTCAGAAGTTCTGGGACCAACAAACGGAGTATTTGCTGTTTGGGCTCCCCACTGCCACTAAATGCAAATGAGAATTTTCTAGCAGGAGAACAGGAAGAAAACATAATCCAGAAGATAGGTTTGAACGGACACCAGACTCCTGGAGTTATGGGTGCAAACACGGTTGCATCTGAGGAGGTTGCTTGCAAATTTCTTCTCACAGAGGAAGGCATATGCCACATTGTCAATGAAGATCAGAAGAACGGATGCGGTGCAGTTTCAGTAACCCCTGTTAGTTTAACTGCCACTGAAATTGGTACTTGCATAAGCTGCAATTACAGTGACACCATGTCTAAAGATGCCTTCTCTCATCTCGAAAGTGTTTGTGAAAATGGTCATGTGCCAGGCAATGGTATGCATGCATGCAGCAAGACTATGCATGCATGTGAAGATAGTG GAAATACCCCCGGCTTTTTATCCAGAAAAGAATTGTCTTCATCGGTTGGAAGTGTCGGACGTATACTACGGAATGTGCTTGGTACAAACACTGCTGTGGGAAATAAATTCCAATCTG AGGACAAGGAGGAGAATGCTTTCTGCTTGAGAAGCCAAAATCTTAAAGCCGTTAAGATCGAAAACATGGATTTAGATAACCTGTCTTCGGCAACTCTTTTCTGCTTCAGCTTAACCTTATCATCCAACACTAGGTGCTTGCTC GAGTTGCCCCAAAAGTTGCCAGTTAACAATGGCAAGAAAAGACAAAAAGTGATAATTCTCCTGGATCCATCCCACAGATCATGGCCTGTCATGTACCATGAGAGCACCTGGTTTATAGGCTTCACAAGTGGGTGGAATGAATTTGCAACAGTAAACAGCCTTCAGCGGGGAAGTCTGTGCGAGTTCTTTGTGGTAGCTGGCAAGTTTGAGCCTACGTTTCAAGTTCAGATGAGTCAACATTAG
- the LOC135676176 gene encoding B3 domain-containing protein Os02g0598200-like isoform X2, producing the protein MKSPSGRAEGSAGVLGRRDVSIGRERRYQKVRVPTAFTKKQKQGKAKIWEGGGQKMAGVKKNSEIRKDSARQCSPGKKLSFSSSSSFPSCSDPSSFFKIMLGNFRDFLLIPPRFADRLVGLVNQNVCLEDLHGSSSSVKISMVDGSLAFKGGWRDFVLDHSIDVGEFLVFKHVSKSLFFVQMFGIDACERVQFGERNSKQLCTKKTIKADLSLERSQLHKRLKTFEASKDEYCPAKKDLQKIHDSSVRIVEGECVVKVVVEPGGEPEKAPQHHHDPGSPQIAEVKDLTGPLVNMISRQVVEEPQKEASVEQFKTCVGVSVERAKTGIHLDNMSTFPLVERNLLDHEDSHGKSQTAPTVAFRSSGTNKRSICCLGSPLPLNANENFLAGEQEENIIQKIGLNGHQTPGVMGANTVASEEVACKFLLTEEGICHIVNEDQKNGCGAVSVTPVSLTATEIGTCISCNYSDTMSKDAFSHLESVCENGHVPGNGMHACSKTMHACEDSGNTPGFLSRKELSSSVGSVGRILRNVLGTNTAVGNKFQSVEDKEENAFCLRSQNLKAVKIENMDLDNLSSATLFCFSLTLSSNTRCLLELPQKLPVNNGKKRQKVIILLDPSHRSWPVMYHESTWFIGFTSGWNEFATVNSLQRGSLCEFFVVAGKFEPTFQVQMSQH; encoded by the exons ATGAAAAGCCCTTCGGGGAGAGCAGAGGGTTCTGCGGGGGTTTTAGGCAGAAGAGACGTGAGCATTGGGCGAGAGAGACGATACCAAAAGGTTAGGGTTCCGACGGCCTTTACGAAGAAGCAAAAGCAAGGAAAAGCGAAGATTTGGGAAGGAGGAGGGCAAAAGATGGCTGGTGTCAAGAAGAATAGTGAGATCCGGAAGGACAGCGCAAGGCAGTGCTCTCCCGGGAAAaagctctccttctcctcctcttcttcttttccttcttgttCCGACCCGTCTTCTTTCTTTAAGATCATGCTCGGTAATTTCAGAGACTTCTTG CTCATACCACCAAGATTCGCTGATAGATTAGTTGGCTTAGTCAATCAGAATGTATGTCTTGAAGATCTTCATGGAAGCTCTTCTAGTGTTAAAATATCTATGGTTGATGGTTCATTGGCTTTTAAAGGAGGATGGCGTGATTTTGTGTTGGATCATTCCATTGATGTTGGGGAGTTTTTGGTGTTCAAGCATGTCAGTAAATCATTGTTTTTTGTTCAAATGTTTGGAATCGATGCTTGTGAAAGGGTACAATTTGGCGAAAGAAACAGCAAACAATTATGCACAAAGAAGACTATTAAGGCAGATTTATCTCTTGAAAGGTCTCAGCTGCATAAAAGGCTCAAAACCTTTGAAGCATCGAAAGATGAATATTGTCCTGCTAAGAAAGATCTGCAGAAGATACATGATTCTTCTGTTAGAATTGTAGAAGGTGAATGTGTTGTTAAAGTTGTGGTAGAACCTGGTGGTGAACCTGAAAAAGCTCCTCAACATCACCATGATCCTGGAAGTCCACAGATTGCAGAGGTCAAGGACCTAACTGGACCACTGGTCAACATGATCAGTCGACAAGTTGTAGAGGAACCCCAAAAAGAAGCTTCTGTTGAACAATTCAAAACTTGTGTTGGAGTTTCTGTTGAACGAGCCAAAACTGGGATTCATTTGGACAATATGTCGACATTCCCATTGGTTGAAAGAAACTTATTGGATCATGAAGATAGCCATGGCAAATCCCAAACTGCACCTACAGTTGCTTTCAGAAGTTCTGGGACCAACAAACGGAGTATTTGCTGTTTGGGCTCCCCACTGCCACTAAATGCAAATGAGAATTTTCTAGCAGGAGAACAGGAAGAAAACATAATCCAGAAGATAGGTTTGAACGGACACCAGACTCCTGGAGTTATGGGTGCAAACACGGTTGCATCTGAGGAGGTTGCTTGCAAATTTCTTCTCACAGAGGAAGGCATATGCCACATTGTCAATGAAGATCAGAAGAACGGATGCGGTGCAGTTTCAGTAACCCCTGTTAGTTTAACTGCCACTGAAATTGGTACTTGCATAAGCTGCAATTACAGTGACACCATGTCTAAAGATGCCTTCTCTCATCTCGAAAGTGTTTGTGAAAATGGTCATGTGCCAGGCAATGGTATGCATGCATGCAGCAAGACTATGCATGCATGTGAAGATAGTG GAAATACCCCCGGCTTTTTATCCAGAAAAGAATTGTCTTCATCGGTTGGAAGTGTCGGACGTATACTACGGAATGTGCTTGGTACAAACACTGCTGTGGGAAATAAATTCCAATCTG TAGAGGACAAGGAGGAGAATGCTTTCTGCTTGAGAAGCCAAAATCTTAAAGCCGTTAAGATCGAAAACATGGATTTAGATAACCTGTCTTCGGCAACTCTTTTCTGCTTCAGCTTAACCTTATCATCCAACACTAGGTGCTTGCTC GAGTTGCCCCAAAAGTTGCCAGTTAACAATGGCAAGAAAAGACAAAAAGTGATAATTCTCCTGGATCCATCCCACAGATCATGGCCTGTCATGTACCATGAGAGCACCTGGTTTATAGGCTTCACAAGTGGGTGGAATGAATTTGCAACAGTAAACAGCCTTCAGCGGGGAAGTCTGTGCGAGTTCTTTGTGGTAGCTGGCAAGTTTGAGCCTACGTTTCAAGTTCAGATGAGTCAACATTAG